Below is a genomic region from Campylobacter concisus.
ATAGAGTGCAAACTTTAGACAATACAAATTTAAAGTCTGAGCTTAAAGACATAGCTACTAAGCTTATCTCAAATAGCACCTACTCTATCATCCAAAATGCTAGCACCAGTGGCGTGAAGTCAGAGTATGCTAAAGCAGACAACGGAACAAACGATGCTTTTTCTTATGTGGATATACAAAGAAGAAACTGGGACAAAAAAGACTTTGAAAACAAATATCTCTTTGGCGAAGATGCCTCAGCATTAAGAAAAGTGGATCAAACTAGAACCTATTTCTCATCCATAAATTCAAAAACTCCCATTAAGCCCATTGCGGCAGCAGATACTAAATTTACAAATTTAAATGACTACGCTTATGAAAAAACGATAAAAACCTCACTGGGTGACGTGGAGGTCTTTTTGGATCTTTATGACGATAATGACAAACTAGGCATAGGCAAGCTAGATGCAAATGGATTTTTATTTAACTTTGATAGCAACAAGGACGGAGTGATAAATTCTGGTGATAAATACTTTAATAAGCTAAAAGTTAGAGGCTACGATAAAGACGGAAACGAGAAAATTTTCAAACTAAGCGAAGTTTTAAGCGAGATAAACCTTAACGACTTTATCAAAAAAGATATTAGAAATTTAAGCCATGAGGCTATGGACTTTGCTAGCAAAAATACGGTTGATTACAGAGTTAGTTTAAATAACTCAAACCCTTATACTCTATTTTCAGCCGAGTATCGCTACCAAAAGATAGACAAAGAAGAGACTAATAAATTTTTCAAAGACCATGCAGACAAAGACGGCTGGGTAGATCTTAGGGATAATAAGATATTTAACGAAGAGAGTGGCTTAAACAACTTTGCCTATGAGAAGGTTGGCTTTGACGGCAAGAAAAAGCTTAGCGAGTTTAACCCTATCATAAAACCTTCTGGATCTAAACAAGATGAGAGCTTTTCATACGCAGGCTATCAAAAAGATAGCTTTATGAAATTTTATAACGACTACCAAAAAGAGTCTAGCGCTCACAGCAAAGATGTAGAGTGGATAAGCAAAAATTTAAAAGAAAATGATGTAGAAGACGCAGATGATCTCATCTCAAAGCTAAAAGCCACAAAGTCATCTTATATGATCGCTATGGAGAGTGAGTTTGAAAAAGCGACTGCGCTTGAGTTTAGCCTAGAAAATTTAGAAAGAGTAAAGCATGCTTTTGAAAGTGATACTAGCAAGGCAGCAGCTGCTCTAAAGGACACAGACAGCGTAATAGCCATGAAGCTAAACAAAAATGGCACTATCACGCTTAAATTTGATAGTGGAAGAGAGCTAGAGGTAAAAGAAATTTATAGCGACACTGGCAAGCTAATCAGCAAAGACGACAAAGATAGCAAAAGAGCAAGTATAAATTTAGATGCTAAGAGCATGAATGATGTAGAGCTAAATAGACTTGACTTTAAAGATATAGGCATAAAGAAAGACGAGAAGATATCTAGCCTAAAAGAGCTTGGAGCAAAGCTAGTTAAAAACCTCTCTGATAAATTTACAAGCAAATTCCTAATCAGACTTGAAAACGGCAAAAGTATCACCACCAAAGAAATTTACAACATCACCTACCTTGAAAATGACCTAAAATTTAAAGAGCTATCTAGCAAAGATAGGCTTTATAAAAAGGTAGATACGAGAGTTTAGGAGTAAATTTATGCAGACCAAAAACCCTTGGCAAAATAAAACTTTTTACAAAAAAGACGATATCTTTGGTATGAAGCTAAAAGGATACTAGATGATAAACGCACTTGGTAGCTACCCCTTAAATTTAGAGCAGAATATAAAGGTATCAACCAAAGTTGCCACCAAACAAACAAGCTCAGAGGTTTTAGGCTACAAGGTAGATAAGGATGGCTACTTTACAGATGAGTTTAATAAGCAAGCTGGTATCCCAAGTGATTATAAAATTCACTCAAGCACGTTGGAGTCTTTAGTCAGATCAAACGACATAATGGACCCAGACATCAAGAATTTTAAAAGTATCGATATAGCTAAAACAGTTGGCAACGCTTATAGGTTGCTAGCTCAAGTAGTTGGCGAAGATACACTAAGCTCAAAAGAAAGCTTCAGCGCAGATGATATAAGAAATTTCCCTCAAGGCTTTTCTTATGATCGACAAAGCCTGCAAGTAGATAAAAGATACGCTAGTGCTAGTGAGTATTCTGCGGTAGAAGATAGCTTTGTGCATACGCCAACAAAGACCATAAGCACGCTTTTTTACAATGGCTCTTTGTCTATTGCGGCAGACAAGCAGATACATCCAAAAAATGTAACATACATCTTTAACAACGCAAATGGTGGCAAAGAAAATACGGTCATTGGTATATTTATGGATCCACACGGAGAGAAATACACTAACAAAGATGGATCTATAACCAAAGGCGGTCTCATAGCTGGTGTGCTAAATCACAACCTAGACATATACGAGGGCGAAACCACTGCGATAGGAAAATATGGCGGCTATGATAAAAACATCAACACAAAGGAATTTCAAAGGTCATTTAACGCCTTTAACGCTATGTGGCAAATGGCTTATGGGGTAAATTTCTCAAAAGCAGATGATGGTGCTGTCTCTATGCTGCCTGATTATATGCAAGATTATGTAAGACACAGACAAAGCCTTGATAAATTTAGCGACCAAGAAGACGAACTATCATTTAAAAAGATGATGGAGCATAATCTAAAAATGCTAAAGCTACTCTTTGGCGAGATAGATAAAGATGGTAAGAAGAGTAAAGACTTTATGGATAGCTTTTTGAAATTTAGTATGTCACCTTTAAATTTAATAAAAGAGCTAAATGAAAACCCAGCTGGAAAATATCTAGTAGATATGCTCGGCATAAAAAGAGACGTTGATATAAAGGCGTAAATTTAAAAGAAACTAAGGATAGTAAAATGCAAATTTCTAATAATCTTTCAACCCCTAACTATCTCTCAAGAGAGAACATAGCAAGAGAGATGGGCTTTAAATTTAATGATATAAACGAGATACTTAGTAACGATATGGGTCATGGCATGACATTTCCTAAGTATATGAGCCTAGACGATAAAGCTAAAGCAAGGGAATACGACAGATATGATCACTCACTTACTGGCTTCGTAAAAGGTGAAGGAGAGGCGAGAGTAAGCATACTTGGCAAGCTAATGGGCTATGACGACGCTTTTTCAAAAGATAAGATAGATGAGCTAAAGAAATTTATAGATGATAGCGGTGCTTTGGGGCTTGAGAGAGCTTTTGGTGACTCAGAGACTTTATCTGTTAACGAATTTATAAAAAGATATACCAGAAAGCATGGTTTCTCTGACTTTACCTTTGGCGGAACAAAAACAGCCGAGTTACTTGATAGCGATATGAGCGTTGATGAGTTTAAAGCCAATTGGACTAAATTTGCACTAAATGAGCGCTTTGGTTTAGAGCTTGACGAGGAGCTAGCAAAAGAGACTATAAATTCTATCAACGATCTTGAAGCACAAAACGAAGAAGATAAGAAAGAGAAGAAATTTACACCTATACAAGTTACTAAAAAATCTCAAACCTATAAGCTTGAAGCTGATGAGAGATTTAAGGAGCTTTATAAATTTATAAAGAGTGAATTTGATAATGGCAAGAGCATGTTTGAAATTTTAGAAAAAGTGGCAAAGCTTAAAGTGGATAAAACAGCATAAGGGGGAGCTGAAATGTTTATTACTACCTACAATGGATCAATGCAATATAAAGAAATTTTAGATGACTACATAGCTCACGGTAATAAAAATTTATCTGCAGAAGATGAGAAAGCTAAAGTTGATGCTTATATGCAAGGACCATTTGGTGCTGGACTAGATAAGATAATCGGTATAGAAGAAGGAACGGAAGGCTGGATAACAAAAACCATAGATAAAATAGATAGTATGCTATCAAACAAATACTCTCCAGAAGAGCGAAGAGCTCTATACGGAAAATACCCAGAAACCATAGAAAAAGCGATAGATTGGGAACTTCAAGGCTATATGGATTTTCTGAGGGATAACTCTATAGACGGCAAACCAACAATAGAAGGTAAGATGATAGGTCTTGGCACAAAAGAAGAGGAGGCTGACCTAAGAGCCTTTATGGATAGCATGTCTTCTCTTTATCAAAACTATAACGATGAATCTCTTAACCTTTTAAAAAGGACTGATCTAAGCATAGATGAATTTAAAACATTATTTGCCAAAGCAAGAGAAAAAGCTACAAAGGATGTTGAAGAACAAAGAAAGCAGATAATCAAAGAAGAACAAGAATACAATGCAAATTTCGCTAAAGAGCAAAATGAGAAGAAATTTAAACCTATGCAGGTTAAAAAGAAGTATGAGACCTATGATATAAACAAGGATCAGAAATTTCTCTATGCAAGAGAGCTTTTAAATTTCAAAGAAAAAAGAGGCATAGACGTCTTAGAGCTTATGCAAAAGATAGACAAGAAGCAAATTTTAAATAAGATGGCTTAAATTTAAAGGATATTAGATGATAAACGCACTTAGTAGCTACCCCTTAAATTTAGAGCAGAACATAAAGGTATCAACCAAAGTTGCCACTAAACAAACGAGCTCTGAGGTTTTAGGCTACAAGGTAGATAAGGATGGCTACTTTACAGATGAGTTTAATAAGCAAGCTGGCATCCCAAGTGACTATAAAATTCACTCAAGCACGCTGGAGTCGTTAGTCAATGTTGCAGAGGGAACTTCATTTTTTAGTCGCACCTTTAAAAGCATAGATATAGCAAAGACTGCTGGCAATGCTTATAAAATACTCTCACAAGTAGTTGGCGAAGACACGCTAAATTCAAAAGATAGCTTTAGCTTAGATGAGATAAGAAATTTCCCTCAAGGCTTTGAGTATAATCGCCAAAGTATGCAAGTAACCAAGATACATAACTCCATTCATGACTTTGATGCAGCTGCTTCTAGCTTTAACTACAAAGAGTCAAACAAGCAGATGATAAGCACGCTCTTTTTCAACCCAAGCTTTAATGGCGGAGATGGCAGGCAACCACTAAAGCCAACAACAGATATCTTTAACAACAACAATGGCGGC
It encodes:
- a CDS encoding Cj0814 family flagellar-dependent secreted protein, whose protein sequence is MINALGSYPLNLEQNIKVSTKVATKQTSSEVLGYKVDKDGYFTDEFNKQAGIPSDYKIHSSTLESLVRSNDIMDPDIKNFKSIDIAKTVGNAYRLLAQVVGEDTLSSKESFSADDIRNFPQGFSYDRQSLQVDKRYASASEYSAVEDSFVHTPTKTISTLFYNGSLSIAADKQIHPKNVTYIFNNANGGKENTVIGIFMDPHGEKYTNKDGSITKGGLIAGVLNHNLDIYEGETTAIGKYGGYDKNINTKEFQRSFNAFNAMWQMAYGVNFSKADDGAVSMLPDYMQDYVRHRQSLDKFSDQEDELSFKKMMEHNLKMLKLLFGEIDKDGKKSKDFMDSFLKFSMSPLNLIKELNENPAGKYLVDMLGIKRDVDIKA
- a CDS encoding cell surface protein — its product is MFITTYNGSMQYKEILDDYIAHGNKNLSAEDEKAKVDAYMQGPFGAGLDKIIGIEEGTEGWITKTIDKIDSMLSNKYSPEERRALYGKYPETIEKAIDWELQGYMDFLRDNSIDGKPTIEGKMIGLGTKEEEADLRAFMDSMSSLYQNYNDESLNLLKRTDLSIDEFKTLFAKAREKATKDVEEQRKQIIKEEQEYNANFAKEQNEKKFKPMQVKKKYETYDINKDQKFLYARELLNFKEKRGIDVLELMQKIDKKQILNKMA